In Thermoplasmata archaeon, a single genomic region encodes these proteins:
- a CDS encoding MFS transporter — translation MIMLGLILAMLTACFDGTIVGTCGPVIVQDLQGSSLYSWMITIYLLCETVMIPIAGKLSDLYGRKPLFLVGLTLFTLGSIAAGFSSSMEMFIICRAVQGLGGGILIPVATAAVADLYAPRDRGRMQGLLGAVFGVGSGVGPLIGGYITDYFSWHWVFFINIPLAIAAFVLTLKKFPTPTQEEKPVIDYIGMVLLSAFLIDVLLLFQWGGNDFEWVSLETGAMTALALILIGLFVIAERRAKEPILAPSLIHNKVVVLASIFMFIFGLGMMGAMTYSSMFAVTILMDGNTLKAAEYSLAMVAGMAITAMVSGRFLNKTGYRPWLIVGPIVTASSMYMMSQLTLDSTLTYYAICLFLLGLGLGCMMGTVMTAVQNSSTVKEMGMTTSSVNVIRSIGATIGTAVFAVLISSKITQELMDNLSPLVFDNVPHSTGVLDALGMAAARIAQGIGTEIDYAIVSEAQQIMLSFANSVDFSFFCGMFIILLQVIVGIFFTVRPPQTDNTVLQMSGEEYEAMKAQLDREENKKE, via the coding sequence ATGATCATGCTGGGATTGATCCTGGCCATGCTCACGGCATGTTTCGACGGTACCATAGTCGGTACATGCGGACCTGTCATCGTGCAGGATCTCCAGGGTTCATCATTATACTCCTGGATGATCACGATCTATCTCCTCTGCGAGACTGTGATGATCCCGATCGCCGGAAAGCTCTCCGACCTGTACGGAAGGAAGCCTCTGTTCTTGGTAGGTCTCACACTGTTCACACTCGGTTCCATCGCCGCCGGTTTCTCCAGCAGCATGGAGATGTTCATCATCTGCCGTGCCGTCCAGGGTCTCGGAGGAGGTATCCTAATCCCTGTGGCGACAGCTGCCGTCGCAGATCTCTACGCCCCCCGCGACAGGGGAAGAATGCAGGGACTGCTTGGAGCCGTCTTCGGTGTCGGAAGCGGTGTCGGTCCCCTTATCGGCGGATACATCACCGATTATTTCTCATGGCATTGGGTGTTCTTCATCAACATCCCCCTCGCCATAGCAGCATTCGTTCTCACGCTCAAGAAGTTCCCCACACCCACACAGGAGGAGAAACCCGTCATCGATTACATCGGAATGGTCCTCCTGTCCGCGTTCCTGATTGACGTCCTCCTGCTCTTTCAGTGGGGAGGCAACGACTTCGAGTGGGTCAGCCTCGAGACCGGAGCCATGACCGCTCTGGCCCTGATCCTCATCGGATTGTTCGTCATCGCCGAGAGACGTGCGAAGGAACCCATCCTCGCTCCCTCGCTGATCCACAACAAGGTCGTAGTACTTGCGTCGATTTTCATGTTCATCTTCGGATTGGGAATGATGGGAGCCATGACCTACTCCTCCATGTTCGCCGTCACCATACTCATGGACGGGAACACGCTGAAGGCGGCCGAATACTCCTTGGCGATGGTCGCGGGAATGGCCATCACCGCCATGGTCAGCGGACGTTTCCTCAACAAGACCGGATACAGGCCCTGGCTGATCGTCGGGCCCATCGTAACGGCGTCATCCATGTACATGATGTCGCAGCTGACCCTTGACTCCACCCTCACATACTACGCGATATGCCTGTTCCTCCTCGGACTAGGTCTCGGATGCATGATGGGTACCGTCATGACGGCTGTCCAGAACAGTTCTACGGTGAAGGAGATGGGAATGACGACATCATCCGTGAACGTCATCCGTTCCATTGGTGCGACCATCGGTACCGCGGTCTTCGCGGTTCTCATCAGCAGCAAGATCACTCAGGAGCTCATGGACAACCTCAGCCCCCTGGTATTTGACAACGTTCCCCACAGCACCGGTGTCCTCGATGCCCTGGGCATGGCAGCGGCCAGGATCGCACAGGGAATCGGTACGGAGATCGATTACGCCATCGTCAGCGAGGCACAGCAGATCATGCTGTCCTTCGCCAACAGCGTGGACTTCTCATTCTTCTGCGGAATGTTCATCATCCTCCTGCAGGTCATCGTCGGTATCTTCTTCACCGTGAGGCCCCCGCAGACAGACAACACCGTCCTCCAGATGTCCGGAGAGGAATACGAGGCGATGAAGGCACAGCTCGACAGAGAAGAGAACAAGAAGGAATGA
- a CDS encoding MBL fold metallo-hydrolase has translation MKISAVKLYENGFMNQPFAFGGEEGPDKFDPSVRYRSSLQNYVIDTGSEVILVDTGMPDGVPDAVPDDKTPIYMGTRIEDYLDALKRVGYAPSDVSRILITHKHDDHTGMISAFPNAKVYIAPEDADALELKGDNIIRLDFSDGPYHEFPASQKITDNIYMLKAKGHTNGNSLIIAEDRDLFYMFHGDITYTDEALYADKLSVVYEDVKAARETLNNVRAFIRKHPTIYLSTHTPLGYENLEDLRVVDLDNPPESIPVGEIVYRSATGKYICGVCGFVYDPEKGDPTQGIPPGTPFSELPDDWHCPRCKREKSNFNPA, from the coding sequence ATGAAGATCAGTGCAGTGAAACTATACGAGAACGGATTCATGAATCAGCCCTTCGCCTTCGGAGGCGAGGAGGGCCCCGACAAGTTCGACCCTTCGGTAAGATACCGCTCCAGTCTCCAGAACTACGTGATCGATACCGGTTCTGAGGTCATCCTGGTCGATACAGGGATGCCCGACGGTGTGCCGGATGCGGTTCCCGACGACAAGACACCAATCTACATGGGAACACGCATCGAGGACTACCTGGATGCGCTGAAGAGGGTCGGATACGCCCCGTCCGATGTCTCACGCATACTGATCACCCACAAGCATGACGACCACACAGGGATGATTTCCGCATTCCCCAACGCCAAGGTCTACATCGCACCGGAGGACGCGGATGCATTAGAACTGAAAGGGGATAACATCATCAGGCTCGACTTCTCGGACGGACCCTACCACGAGTTCCCCGCATCCCAGAAGATCACCGATAACATCTACATGCTCAAGGCCAAGGGTCATACAAATGGGAACAGCCTGATCATCGCCGAGGACAGGGACCTGTTCTACATGTTCCATGGGGACATCACATACACCGACGAGGCGCTCTACGCCGACAAGCTCTCTGTGGTCTACGAGGATGTCAAGGCGGCAAGGGAGACACTCAACAACGTACGTGCGTTCATCAGGAAGCATCCCACCATCTACCTGTCCACCCACACCCCTCTCGGATACGAGAACCTGGAGGACCTGAGGGTGGTCGACCTGGACAATCCTCCCGAATCGATCCCGGTGGGAGAGATAGTCTACCGTTCAGCGACAGGGAAGTACATCTGCGGGGTATGCGGATTCGTGTACGACCCCGAGAAAGGGGACCCGACACAGGGCATCCCTCCCGGAACGCCGTTCTCGGAGCTCCCGGACGATTGGCATTGCCCCAGGTGCAAGAGGGAGAAGTCCAACTTCAACCCTGCCTGA
- a CDS encoding ArsR family transcriptional regulator, protein MTDIDELLSIIENPTRRRILKYLTREPSYPLQLSKELGISQQAVMKNLALMEQTGMLMSHPEESSMGPTRTVYAPSRQFTLMIDLHDNMFTTRLISTGYADSRESSSIDADAAIARLKELDSKIDELDRERASLLDERNSVMNSLNSAIRNEQDPARRKELYSQLDEMIKDNQKEV, encoded by the coding sequence ATGACGGACATAGACGAACTGCTATCGATAATCGAGAACCCCACTAGAAGGAGGATCCTCAAATACCTCACGAGAGAACCGAGCTATCCGCTCCAGCTCTCCAAGGAACTAGGTATCAGCCAACAGGCCGTCATGAAGAATCTGGCACTGATGGAGCAGACAGGGATGCTCATGAGTCATCCCGAGGAGAGCAGCATGGGCCCGACCAGGACTGTGTACGCCCCCAGCAGGCAGTTCACGCTCATGATAGACCTGCATGACAACATGTTCACCACCCGCCTCATATCGACGGGATACGCGGACAGCAGGGAATCATCCTCCATCGACGCCGATGCTGCGATCGCTAGGCTGAAGGAGCTTGATTCGAAGATAGACGAATTGGACAGGGAACGCGCATCGCTCCTGGACGAGAGGAATTCCGTGATGAATTCGCTCAACAGCGCCATAAGGAACGAGCAGGACCCCGCCCGCAGGAAGGAGCTGTACTCACAGCTCGACGAGATGATCAAAGATAATCAGAAGGAGGTCTGA
- a CDS encoding ATP-binding protein: MSSADWPLIPREHYLEKMRSVKDAPFIKAIVGLRRSGKSKLMELFRDELVDSGVDDRHILMINFELEDDWIPKDRESLNSYVASNVEIGKGTYIFFDEIQNVDGWESTVRSLYDKGCDIYVTGSNSKLLSSELSTKLSGRAVEIRVAPLVFSEYVVFRKDSGLSTDRLFNDYIRHGGLPAVALSEDNRSAALIPEMLAGAYNTVFLKDVVERHSIRNPATLSNLMKFVMRNIGDRTSSRKAANYMTSAGSKISHVTVDEYLGYLNEAYLALRSKRMDSKTSEYLSTSDKFYAQDLGIRNHVTPYRPKDIDGLLENVVYNELIYRFGEVCICSVNDLEVDFLTDPKNNPQYFQVSMSIADPKTLEREIRPFRELKDNYPKTLIVYERYPLNEIEGVRVVNLFDWLLE; the protein is encoded by the coding sequence ATGAGCAGCGCAGACTGGCCCCTCATACCGAGGGAACACTATCTGGAGAAGATGAGGTCGGTGAAGGATGCACCCTTCATCAAAGCGATAGTCGGACTGCGCAGGAGCGGTAAATCGAAACTGATGGAATTGTTCAGGGACGAACTGGTCGACTCAGGTGTCGATGACAGACACATACTTATGATCAATTTCGAACTGGAGGACGATTGGATACCCAAGGACCGCGAATCGCTGAACTCGTATGTCGCCTCCAACGTCGAGATCGGCAAGGGCACCTACATCTTCTTCGACGAGATACAGAACGTGGACGGCTGGGAATCCACCGTGAGGTCGTTATACGATAAGGGATGCGACATATACGTCACAGGATCCAATTCCAAACTGCTGTCATCCGAACTGTCGACGAAACTCTCAGGAAGAGCCGTGGAGATCCGCGTAGCCCCCCTAGTCTTCTCCGAATATGTCGTGTTCAGGAAGGACAGTGGACTGAGCACTGATAGATTGTTCAACGATTACATCCGTCACGGAGGGCTGCCTGCCGTGGCGCTGTCCGAGGACAACCGCTCCGCAGCATTGATCCCGGAGATGTTGGCAGGGGCATACAACACCGTGTTCCTCAAGGATGTCGTGGAAAGGCACAGCATAAGGAATCCCGCAACCCTAAGCAATCTGATGAAATTCGTCATGCGCAACATAGGGGACAGGACGTCGTCGCGCAAGGCGGCCAACTACATGACCAGCGCGGGGTCCAAGATCTCCCATGTGACGGTGGACGAATATCTGGGCTATCTGAACGAGGCCTACCTCGCTCTAAGATCGAAGCGCATGGACTCCAAGACATCGGAATACCTTTCCACATCGGATAAGTTCTACGCGCAGGACCTGGGGATCAGGAACCATGTGACGCCATACAGGCCAAAGGACATTGACGGGCTCCTGGAGAATGTCGTCTACAATGAACTCATATACAGGTTCGGAGAGGTATGCATCTGTTCCGTTAACGATCTGGAAGTGGATTTCCTAACAGACCCCAAGAACAACCCCCAGTACTTCCAGGTGAGCATGTCGATAGCTGACCCGAAGACCCTGGAAAGGGAGATCAGACCGTTCAGGGAACTGAAAGATAACTACCCTAAGACCCTGATAGTCTACGAAAGATATCCTCTTAATGAGATCGAGGGCGTGAGGGTTGTCAATCTTTTTGACTGGCTTCTGGAATGA
- a CDS encoding PD-(D/E)XK nuclease family protein, whose product MTNYSNSKLSQFENCRFAYDLHYNKGYDSPYESIEAFLGSRVHETLEKLYRDLEDDRIDTLDELLDFYDRNWDEKWHDEVFNSSDKDDWTHHDDGIVCITDYYNRYHPFDQYATAGIETDEKLTLPDGNTWSVRMDRFAFRGDTFYIIDYKTGNRMKSQYDADTDRQLAMYAAWVRDKYGMNKKVKLVWHMLKFDKEVVSERTNMELLRTVDKVVREIEEIEHCKNWPPHPSRLCDWCVYRHMCPLFGKENVTLGYDKEEDVNL is encoded by the coding sequence ATGACCAACTACTCCAACTCCAAGCTCTCCCAGTTCGAAAACTGCAGGTTCGCCTACGACCTGCATTACAACAAGGGATACGACTCCCCGTACGAATCCATAGAGGCCTTCCTGGGCTCCAGGGTGCATGAGACCCTGGAGAAGCTCTACAGAGACCTGGAGGACGACAGGATAGACACCTTGGATGAGCTGCTGGACTTCTACGACAGGAACTGGGACGAGAAATGGCACGACGAGGTGTTCAACTCCTCCGACAAGGACGACTGGACCCACCATGACGACGGTATCGTGTGCATCACAGATTACTACAACAGGTACCATCCCTTCGACCAGTACGCCACCGCCGGGATCGAGACCGACGAGAAGCTCACGCTCCCCGACGGGAACACATGGTCGGTGAGGATGGACAGGTTCGCCTTCAGGGGCGACACCTTCTACATCATCGATTACAAGACCGGGAACAGGATGAAATCCCAATACGACGCGGACACCGACAGGCAGCTCGCCATGTACGCCGCATGGGTCAGGGACAAGTACGGAATGAACAAGAAGGTCAAGCTGGTCTGGCACATGCTGAAATTCGATAAGGAGGTCGTGTCCGAGAGGACCAACATGGAACTGCTCAGAACGGTCGACAAGGTGGTCAGGGAGATAGAGGAGATCGAGCATTGCAAGAATTGGCCCCCGCATCCCTCGAGGCTCTGCGACTGGTGCGTCTACAGGCACATGTGCCCATTGTTTGGAAAAGAAAACGTAACCCTTGGTTACGATAAAGAAGAGGATGTGAATCTATGA
- a CDS encoding PIN domain-containing protein, with amino-acid sequence MRIYLDSCCYNRPYDDQNQPRIHLEATAKMAIQNEIKNGRHELVTSVILDYENERNPDSIPAENIRLFMETYSNIYIGNDERNNLKTLRDEIMSKGIKYADASHIACAIHARCDCLITTDDRMLHFVDKRIKIITPVDFINNEGE; translated from the coding sequence ATGAGGATCTATCTTGATAGCTGTTGCTATAACCGCCCGTATGATGATCAAAACCAACCACGTATCCATCTAGAAGCGACAGCCAAGATGGCAATTCAGAATGAAATCAAGAATGGCAGGCACGAATTAGTGACCTCAGTCATTTTGGACTATGAAAATGAAAGGAATCCAGATTCTATTCCGGCTGAGAATATCAGACTCTTTATGGAAACTTACAGCAACATATACATAGGCAATGATGAAAGGAACAATCTAAAAACGCTCAGAGACGAAATCATGTCAAAAGGAATCAAATACGCAGATGCCTCGCATATCGCGTGTGCAATCCATGCTAGATGCGACTGCTTAATAACCACAGACGATCGTATGTTACACTTTGTAGATAAAAGGATTAAAATTATAACGCCCGTGGACTTTATTAACAACGAGGGGGAATGA
- a CDS encoding Fic family protein: MDYHSLNRNLKLRKKNRVRSIQSSLQIEANSMTVEQVTDIMNGKKVLGPPRNIKEVKNAIEAYKLLPELDPYSIKDLLRTHGIMMADLTDQSGMFRTVGVNVVNSSTGEVIHYAPHPDYVPRFIEELMQWASTSEDHPLIVSCVFHHEFEYIHPFTDGNGRTGRLWQNLILSKWNPVFEWIPVESAIRDRQSEYYRCIREATDLNDTSVFIDFMLESIKESLQKTMKDSADSLRSKILSMVKGGKYTTAAEAAEKLGVSEKTIEREIAMLRDEGVIVREGSNKTGSWKVVRRR; encoded by the coding sequence ATGGACTATCACTCCCTGAATCGCAATCTGAAACTCAGAAAAAAGAACAGAGTGAGATCGATACAGTCCTCTCTCCAGATCGAAGCAAATTCCATGACCGTGGAGCAAGTCACGGACATCATGAACGGAAAGAAGGTATTGGGGCCTCCCAGGAATATCAAGGAGGTCAAGAATGCCATCGAAGCATACAAATTGCTCCCAGAACTCGACCCCTATTCAATCAAAGACCTGCTCAGAACCCACGGCATAATGATGGCTGATCTCACAGATCAATCGGGAATGTTCAGAACCGTAGGAGTCAACGTGGTCAACAGCAGCACAGGCGAGGTGATCCACTATGCACCCCATCCGGACTACGTCCCCAGGTTCATAGAGGAATTGATGCAGTGGGCATCAACATCCGAGGACCATCCACTGATCGTCAGTTGTGTCTTCCACCATGAATTCGAATACATCCATCCTTTCACGGATGGCAACGGAAGAACCGGCAGGCTATGGCAGAATCTGATCCTATCCAAATGGAACCCTGTCTTCGAATGGATACCTGTAGAATCAGCCATCAGGGACCGTCAGTCAGAGTATTACAGGTGCATCAGGGAAGCGACCGACCTCAATGATACCTCGGTATTCATTGATTTCATGCTCGAATCGATCAAGGAATCATTGCAGAAAACAATGAAAGATTCAGCAGACAGCCTTCGCTCAAAGATCCTCTCCATGGTTAAGGGAGGAAAGTATACGACAGCGGCAGAAGCGGCGGAAAAACTCGGAGTCTCTGAGAAAACCATCGAACGTGAGATAGCAATGCTGAGGGACGAGGGCGTCATCGTAAGAGAGGGTTCTAACAAAACAGGCTCTTGGAAGGTTGTCCGCCGTCGTTGA